In Lolium rigidum isolate FL_2022 chromosome 3, APGP_CSIRO_Lrig_0.1, whole genome shotgun sequence, the genomic window TCAGCACGACGCTTGATACGATAGACCCATTTGCAATCAATCAAATTTTTGCTAGGACTGGGTGGCACAAGATGTCACGTCTGATTTTGCATAAGAGCACGATATTCTTCTTCCATAGCAGATCGCCAATGATCATCATGAAGAGCTTCAGTCAATGTCCGAGGTTCGCCTGAAGCAGTAAGCAAACCATAGCAGATAGTGCCGTCAGTATATTTTTTCGGGTTTCTAATACCTTTCTGTAACCGTGTTTGCAcaccaggagcagcagcagccggcgGTACAGAGGATCATGTACCAGGCGCTGACGGCGGCAGAGGAGCAGCCGACCCGGCTGTCGGGCGTGGAGCCGCACGCGCGGACGCGGCCTGCGAGGAGGTAGGCGGGGCCGGACGCGGTTCGGGCGGGAGGCCAGTCTGGGGCGGCGACGTGTCACGGCGCGGTTGGGGCGGATTTGGCCCGACCGACGGACCAGTAGGGAGCGGCGACGCGGCGGGCGGACGCGCACGCGCGGCAGAGCGCTGCAGCAGATCTTCCTTGGGATCCGCGCGCGCAGGGGAGACAGCTCCTGAATCAACATCGTGTTCAGTGCTGTTGTCATTTTCTGGCACCGGTAATTCATGCTGTAAAAATTCCGTATCTTCGCCGTTTTCACTCAAATTTGTTGTAGTGTGCTCCGAATCTGATGTAGAATTATCCGTAACATCAAGCTCAACAATATTCTAGGTATTGTTAGTAACAACAGGTATGTAATGCATAGTCATATGGTCATCAACTGGTGCATCCCCAATATTCAAAGATGTGGAAGGAGGATCATGAGGAAACAAAAGAAGCTCTTGACGTTGAAACGTTGACCAGCATTGGGATGAAGGGAGGCAAAGGGGAAGACATTCTCATCGAAAACAACGTCACGAGAGACATAAACCCTGCCTGTTTTGACATCAAGATATTTAACTCCCTTGTGTAAAGGACTATATCCAAGAAAGACACATTGGGTAGACCGATAGGCAAGCTTACGAGTGTTATAGGGACGAAGATTAGGCCAGCAAGCACAGCCAAAAATTCTAAGAGACTCTAAGTTGGGTTTAATACCAAGAAGACGTTCTACCGGCGTGTCAAAATTGAGAGTTTTGGTAGGAAGCAAGTTTTATGGAGGGTTCAGCCAGTAAACTAAAATGGAGATCCTTTTCATGTTAGCAATTCTTATGGAGATCCTTTTCATGTTAGCAATTCTTATGGAGGGTTCTGAGCCAGCGAATGTTCTTCAGGCGACAGCCTGCTGATATTTACAGCAACATTGCTATGTCATGCAGTTTTCAGTACTATGACCACTGTGTCGACTCCGATAATGTACATACTCACTCATCTTTCTCTCAAGGGTTTCCGATTATGCGCATCCAACCATTTATTTCTATCTATGCAAGTTCTGGTTAGCAGACAATAATCTCTATTCAATCTGCTGATAAGAAGACATCTAGCTTATTTGTGCACTTCACATATTGTGAAGTTCATAAAAATGGGAGGACATGCGCTTCCTTTTTCAGTACAAGTTAATATTCATAGTTACAGTTTTTCACAGTAATGGATATTTACAAACGTAGTGTCTCATTCTGAGATTGAAAAGCTTATCCCAATTCCCAAGGTGCACTCATCAACTGGGTAACAAGATGTTTCATTCTTCATATTTGGAATATTGGCTTATCTTTTATTTTTTCAGGTTAGAGGTGCAAATCTGAAACAAGTGAACCAAAGGTATTGTATTGTGCTTGTGCTGCTGACTTTATTTACTTCAGGATGAAGCCAAGACCTTACTTTCGGATATACATGTACACAAATTGAAGATGATGATCTAACCATGTCTTAGTTCAGGTACATGTTCTTATATGTTCAAGGTACATGCTGTTTTTTACATTTACAAGGGAGAATCTGAAGCTATTATGGCTTATCGTTGGTGCAAATGAAGAAAATAATCCTGCTGCAAGTTCTTGAGTAATTCTTATATTCCTTTACTAAATGGACAATTGTGCAACATTTACCACGTCTTTATGCATCCATGTTAGCATTTTATTTTGGAGTTGTTATTTATATCTTGCATCCCATCTAAAATGGCAGTTAGTGGAAATTCCAATATTAATACCCGGTTGCTAATATGGCCGTAGCTTGATGCAGAGCTCACAGtgccgcctccaccaccgcccaTGCAGTAGCTGTAAGGACAGTGTCATGGATAATCCGTGGAAGCTGCGAGCAGTGCACAACTGCACATGACAGCATATATTTGGAATATTGGATAATCGGCAGCTCAGGTATGATGTAATCGTTTAGATTTTTTTTATCTCTTTCACTAATGGTTGGCATCGCTTCATGTGATACATTCTGAACTTTctcagaaagagagagagagagaagttcAGGCCATCATTTCAGGCAGAGATTGATATCTAGTTACAGTTCCTTATGTTGTGCAGCAGTAGTAGATGTTGGATCTGTATAATTTCCTTCTGGCAAGTTTCACATAACTAATAAGCACTTGCCAAGTCTGTCCTCGGTTTTATGTAAAATAGAAGTAATTTAGTAGTATTTCTTTTCACTTTGCTGTGTACTCCTACATGAGCTGCAATGTCAGACTTGGTTAACCTCGCAGCGTGCTACCAGTTATCCTCTTAGCAAAGCCTAACACCGCAAAACTAAGGCACGTACATACCAGAATGCCTATCCATATATGTTTCCTCACACAGACCTCTACAAATATGTGCAGCCCGACAAATTTTGCTTTCGGTAATATGATCTTGAAAACAATGATATATAATAACAATACTACTGGACTACATCAATATCCTTCCAATGGTGCGGCTTGCCGCTGGCCTTCATCCTCTCATCGGACGAGCAGGACAACAATATCCTTCTGATTGTGATTGGATTAGTGTATGTACACGTAACGTCTGCCTCACGTATGAAGTAGTCTAGTGCAACAATAGCCAGTACCGGCTGGCTCTTTCCAGTGTTAAAATGTGTCGACGCCGGCTATCTCCGCTATATATTTGGATGTACGTAGCCATGGTATCCTGCCTGCTGCTTCTTCTACTGTCTGGTTAAATCAGTCTTCAGCAACCACTCACGTCAAAGCCTCCATAGAAAGAAAGGAAACTGCTCTACGGCACATCTTCCACTGTCATTCTTCGGATCTACACCTACCAGAATCACGGTCCAAGCTAAAATACTAGAtaactctaaactaaaatagataatTTAAACACTCACGCAAAATTGGTTAACACCACAGGTGCGGCGTGTCGCCGCGCCCATGCTTCCTAGTAAAAATATATTTGATGATTTATCTTATATATTGACTTTGAACTGTACAAATTAATACTAGGTTTTATCTAAAATCTTGATTGATGATGAAACTTCATGTTGATTTTAACAACATTTATATGTCCTGTTTCAAGGAACGGAGAAAGTACTTCCTCTTCAAACTCAGTGGACGGGAACGAAGTAAGTACTTCCTCTGGATCGATGGTTGCCTTTTCTCCTTGCCTCCTTGGGGGATCCTCCCCTCCACGCTCAGTGGACGGGAACGAAGTAAGTACTTCCTCTGGATCGATGGTTGCCTTTTCTCCTTGCCTCCTTGGGGGATCCTCCCCTCCACGCTCAGTGGACGGGAACGAAGCAAGTACTTCCTTCGGATCGATGGTTGCCTTTTCTCATTGGGGATCCCCTCCAAACTCAGTGGACGGGAACATGTCTTGAGGTGCTTCTTGAACCCGTGGGTCTCTACGACAGCAGCCATCACTTTCGCGGACGCCATAAAGGCTACACATGCCTTCTTGAGCCGTTCGCACTGGTGCTGGACTGCCAACGCTAGTGTGTTGGTGACGGTCTCGGCATCCATCCTCTTGCACAGTTCCTCCTCGCACATGTGCTTCAGCCTATCAATGGCGTACCTATCCGCCGCCACCAGCAAATGCTGCATCACCGGAGCGTTGTAGCCCCCTCCATCGTCGTCGCTGCGCGGCGGCATCGAGTCCGTGTAGATGTAGTGAAGCATCATCTCGAAGATGGTAGGCTCCATGTCCATGACCTCTACGTGCCGCATATCCTTCTCTGCCATCGGACCAAATAACTGCGCTGCAAAGATTGGCGATCGCGCGGCCAGAAGGGACCTGTGCGCGCAGAACTCCTCGCCGCCCACGCTGAACGTGACGTCCGCTCCTCTCCCGTCCCCGAGCATACGCTCGAGGTGGCCGGGAAGCTCCAGCGGCGGAGATTCCTTTCTGACGGTGAGGACGCACCGGATCGTGAAGCAGCCGTCGCCGACGCGCGACATCGATTTCAGCTCTGACCTGTCCGCGAACGGGGCATGGCCCCAACTGTTTGACCCCGGACTCGGATTAAACACCAAGTCGTCGAAGCTGTAGCTGCGTACCTGTTCCTGGACATCCGTCCTCACCAAGCTGAGCGCGAACTTGGCGCTCACACCATTGGCTTGGCCGAGATAGGACAAGTAGCATGAGGCTTGATCGTGGTGATTGTCCGTGTTGCTCCCGTCCGGGTAGAACATGATCTCCCAATCGTAGCCGCCGACTCTGAAGACGGGCGAGGTAACGAACTTGCCGACGCCCATGCCCTTGAGCTCCAGGTAGTTGCTCACCTTGTAATCGAAAGTCGCGGTCACGTGATCCATGATGCATCTCGACGTGATCTCCGGTGAGGTCCAGCTGCTGTCAGCCATGGCGGACGTCTAGGTACGTTCGTATGAGAGCAAACGTGTATGTAGTTAATCGGTCAGAATTTGCACGCGTGCGTCGTAGCAGCATAGGCCTCTTATTTAAGATTGAGACCTAATTAAGGACGTTAATATATATATGAAGTAATGCATGGACTCTTTAAGACCTACGACAATATATAACTGCAGGACTCAAAAGTAATGTATGGActctttttttttagaatttgtAATGCATGGACTCTTAATTAAGAAAGGGCCAGCTTGATGTCAAGAATCAGCATCAGCTAACACGTCCCATATTCAGACGCAAAAGGCCTATTCTGTTCGTGATAGGTGATGTGTACTATTCGGTTCACCGGCTCCAGGATCTAACACTTCTTTTCATTGAACATATCTAGGAACGTATCAGGTTATAATGATAATGATTTTGTATCGCTTTCGTATCGTTTGACAACAAATACAAGACCTTAAATTTTGAGATCATTTCTGCTTTGATGTCGTGTACTCCGCAGATAGGACTTGTCATCAATATTATTGAAAACTTTGCGATAATGGATTGTGTAGTGGCTAGACGTGATAATAATAAGAATAGTACTACCAGAATTACACTTGCCACAGAAGATGACATTCATAACAGCAAGATTACACTTTCATGGTGGAAAAACGAAAAAGGCCCTTCACTATCTTACTCTTTTACAATGTTTCATTGTACATACTGCTCCGCAAGGCAAAAGAACAGGTAAAATGTGTTGCCAAGGCACTCAAAGaattgcttcaatctcctctctatTTTCATATCAACTGCTCCCATGAACTCCCCCCAAAAATTAATCCATAACCCACACCGAAGTATGGTTTATAGCAAACGTTGCAAGTCCTCCCAATAAAAAGACGGACAGTGACCAGCAACTAGTAGGTGAATTAACAGGGTAGGAAAAACTGCGAGTCCTCTTAGATGTGTACCCCGAAAGCCAAGGGGTAAGCCAAGATTCTTCCAACGGAAGCGGATAATCAAATTGGTATGACACTTTACATGTATTTGCCTGGAAACATGCTGGTTGCAGAAGGAAGCATGATCAGATGAATGGCCTGGAATGGCTGCACAAGCTGTGCAGGGCTTGGTACCATCATAGGCAGGTTCCCACTTGCCATGACTGCTGGAGCCCCATAGAATGGGCTAGTGCCTGGAGCGTGAACAAAAGATAAGCGGGTATGTTATGAGTGACTGAAATTTAAAAAGACTTTCTCATCAATCGAAAACATCGAGGttgaagattgcaatgttcacacAAGTCACGATCATGAGTAGGATGTGTTACCTTGAAACTTTTGCAAGCTAGCTTGATATGAGTTCAACAACACAGGACGAGGCCAACCTTGGGAAATAACAGGTGTTCCATGCATAGCATCCTTCAACGAAAACCGAAAAATAGATCAGCCAAAATGAGCAACCGGAAATTTGTGTCCATGCCAGTTTATTATTTAATTCTGCGTGCAGCCCAGTTTTGGTTCAAAATTCTGTGTCCAGTTCAGTTTATGTTTACAGTAAACATCACTTATATGGAGAAAGGTTTGTTACATGGAAGAGCTTTTAAGAAGCTGGCTGGTTAAGAAACTTACAGGAAAACAATCATTTGATTAGCAAGTGATCTGGAACTACAGTTTAAGAGTCTAAGCAACATCAGGGTCACAAACAGTAAAGCCTCAATTGTGGATGCTAATATTTAATTACCTACAGCCAAAGTTTATTGAAGCAGTAAAATGTCTATTTCTAAAAAAATCTCATTTCCAAAGTTGTTCTAGCTAAGACATGCTTCTACAATTCTGCTTGAACCATCCTCCTACTGAAAAAAAAAGATCCACTTGAACCCTTGGTAAAAAAAGCAATGGCTCACCTGAGCAACTGGATGAACATAAACAACAGGACTGAACTTCCCATCAAGCACCTATAATGTACAAATTATAAATGACTGGGTTCAGTTGACTCCCAAATGACAATAGGTTTCAGGTACAATAAATAGACACAAATGAACAGATCTTTTAAATTGCAATTACTTACAGGCTGAGGACTAGGGCTGATATAGGTTGATCCCGTTTGCAAGGGGTGATATGGTGTACCAAGTCTTGCAGGATCTAGCCTGCCCACATTATGCCCCATAATCTGTCATGCAAAAAGTGTAGACAGCATCTATCAGAATTCAGAATAATAATCTATTAGATTTAAAAATGTATGATATACTAAGGCAGCAAACAAGATCAAAGCCAGGTGTATACAGTACATTACAGAACAATAAAACATAGCTAGTATTCAGATAGTGGCTTTTCAGGGTAAGAGCAGAGCTAGACCCAACATAAAGTAAATGCAGAAGTTTGTGCGTACTATCAACTTGATGCTACATGCTGGGCGTAGAAATTAATATATTAAGTCATATTTCACTTGGTATAATATGGTATTAGATCCAACTACAAGATAAAATAATCAGAATCGTACGAGGAGTAAATCGATGTACTTACTGATTGAACATATTGAGGTGAAATGCCAAAGTTTCCAGGAGCCAGGTTATTATAATGAACAACCTTGCTGGGTAGAGATGAACTGCCTGGCAGAGAGTGACTTTGAAATACAGGTATACCAGTTGGAACTCTAGGGACAGAGTTCGAGATATAGTTTGGGTTAACAGGGGGTGCAGCTACATGTACTGGTTTGGTACTTGCCAAAGATGGAGCAAAGACCTTAGCATGTGGATTGAGTTTCGATTCCTGAAATATTGTTTAAAACGACAAATGAGGACAGATAAGAATGAACTGCATGTAATATATACAATGTAGTAGTGAAGATAATAAAGCATTGGAAGGTTATGAAGGCTTGTGAAGACAAGTAAAAAACGGCAGTACTAGTATTAATACATGTACAATGCAAGATACTTTTACATGAGTGCTCAAAGAGAGGCAAAGCACCCATATAAGAGACATCTCCTCGTACAAGTATCACTTTCTGCATGCTTAGGTTGTTGTATTATTATATATAGGCTGTGTGCACAAGCACCTACGACACGTCCGTGCCTATTTAAGCATGAAAAAAGTCCACTTTTGGTCCTTGAATTCTAGTGGAAGTTCACTTTTGGTCCTAGAACTTTTGTTTGGTTCAAAACGGCCCTTAAACTCTAAGAATGGTTCACTTTTAATCCTTACCTCGGTTGAGCTAGGCAATTATCTGCCACGGGTGGCATAAGACTCAAGGCGACGCTGCATGAGCACAGAGGCATGACGATGTTGATAGGCAAAGCAAGCATGCCTTCAAGTGaattgggagagagagagagagagagagagagagagagagagag contains:
- the LOC124695146 gene encoding uncharacterized protein LOC124695146; its protein translation is MARPKKAKAAPAAAAPPPAVCEALLLATVCMVGLPVEVQVRDGSAYAGVFHAASLDAGYGVVLKKARKIVNGKDDANLSLGAFVDTLIVCPDDLVQVIAKDFSLATKDVAKSTACGVMAASLEPQTSHLKDPKASGSVIVSPSKQVEKCSRQCQNSDISIGKIAPSINSSSSDVKTSEPVNNSSTKVVLSSKSTTKESKLNPHAKVFAPSLASTKPVHVAAPPVNPNYISNSVPRVPTGIPVFQSHSLPGSSSLPSKVVHYNNLAPGNFGISPQYVQSIMGHNVGRLDPARLGTPYHPLQTGSTYISPSPQPVLDGKFSPVVYVHPVAQDAMHGTPVISQGWPRPVLLNSYQASLQKFQGTSPFYGAPAVMASGNLPMMVPSPAQLVQPFQAIHLIMLPSATSMFPGKYM